A section of the Oreochromis niloticus isolate F11D_XX linkage group LG9, O_niloticus_UMD_NMBU, whole genome shotgun sequence genome encodes:
- the LOC100709944 gene encoding glycine--tRNA ligase — MEELLAPLRQAVREQGDLVRELREKGAPEQEVSKAAAELKSRKKTLEAKELALQPKEDTVDRVKMEDTLKRRFFYDQAFAIYGGVSGLYDFGPVGCALKNNILQVWRQHFIQEEQILEIDCTMLTPEPVLKTSGHVDKFADYMVKDAKTGECYRADHLLKAHLKKLMCEEKCSVGQVNEMEDVITQMDNYAQQELAALFVKYNVKSPATGNDLTPPVSFNLMFQTSIGPGGNMPGFLRPETAQGMFLNFKRLLEFNQGKLPFAAAQIGNSFRNEISPRSGLIRVREFTMAEIEHFVDPNEKVHPKFSNVADLEIMLFSSKAQTSGQSAQMMRLGDAVEQGVINNSVLGYFIGRIYLYLIKVGLSKDKVRFRQHMENEMAHYACDCWDAESKTSYGWIEIVGCADRSCYDLSCHSRATKVPLVAEKTLKEPKTVNVFQFEPNKSAIGMAYKKDAKLALEYLAVCDECYISDQEKLLSETGEFSFETDGKTFKLTKDMVSVKRFQKTLYVEEITPNVIEPSFGIGRIMYSIYEHSFHIREGDEQRTYFSFPTIVAPYKCSILPLSQNQDFVPFIHQLAEAMTRNGVSYKVDDSSGSIGRRYARSDEIGVAFGITIDFDTVNKTPHTATLRDRDSMRQIRAEITELPDIVQDLANDTLKWADVESKYPVFEGQESSKKE; from the exons ATGGAAGAATTACTGGCTCCTTTAAGGCAGGCTGTGCGGGAACAG GGGGACTTGGTCCGTGAGTTAAGGGAGAAAGGTGCTCCGGAGCAGGAGGTGAGCAAAGCTGCTGCAGAGCTGAAATCACGGAAAAAGACTCTTGAAGCAAAG GAACTGGCGCTGCAGCCCAAAGAGGACACAGTGGATCGAGTGAAGATGGAAGATACATTGAAGAGGAGGTTCTTCTATGATCAGGCATTTGCCATATATGGAG GTGTGAGCGGCCTGTACGACTTCGGGCCTGTGGGCTGTGCTCTGAAGAACAACATCCTGCAGGTGTGGAGGCAGCACTTCATCCAGGAGGAGCAGATCCTGGAGATCGACTGCACCATGCTGACCCCCGAGCCCGTCCTCAA GACTTCTGGGCATGTGGATAAATTTGCTGACTACATGGtgaaagatgccaagacaggCGAATGCTACCGAGCAGATCATCTTCTGAAAG CTCACTTAAAGAAACTGATGTGCGAGGAGAAGTGCTCAGTGGGGCAGGTGAATGAAATGGAGGATGTCATCACACAG ATGGATAACTACGCTCAGCAGGAGCTGGCCGCTCTGTTTGTGAAATACAACGTCAAGTCTCCTGCCACAGGAAATGACCTCACACCTCCCGTCTCCTTCAACCTCATGTTTCAGACGTCCATCGGTCCTGGAGGGAACATGCCTGG CTTCCTGCGACCTGAAACAGCTCAGGGGATGTTCCTCAACTTCAAACGTCTGTTGGAGTTCAACCAGGGAAAGCTTCCCTTTGCTGCTGCTCAGATCGGAAACTCCTTCAGGAATGAAATATCTCCTCGCTCTGGACTCATTCGTGTTAG GGAGTTCACCATGGCTGAGATTGAGCACTTTGTGGACCCAAATGAGAAGGTCCACCCTAAATTCTCCAATGTGGCCGACCTGGAGATCATGCTGTTCTCCTCCAAGGCTCAGACAAGTGGACAATCAGCACAGATGATGAGGCTGGGAGACGCTGTGGAGCAG GGAGTCATCAACAACTCTGTGCTGGGCTACTTCATTGGAAGAATCTACCTGTATCTGATCAAAGTGGGACTGTCCAAAGACAAAGTGCGCTTCCGTCAGCACATGGAAAACGAGATGGCTCATTACGCATGTGACTGCTGGGATGCTGAGTCCAAAACCTCCTAT ggCTGGATTGAAATTGTGGGTTGCGCGGATCGCTCCTGTTACGACCTTTCGTGTCACTCCAGAGCTACCAAAGTCCCTCTGGTGGCAGAAAAGACGCTAAAAGAGCCC AAAACAGTAAATGTCTTCCAGTTTGAGCCCAACAAAAGTGCCATTGGAATGGCCTACAAAAAGGATGCCAAGCTGGCTCTGGAGTACCTGGCTGTCTGTGATGAATGCTACATCAGCGATCAGGAAAAGCTTCTCAGTGAAACAGG GGAGTTCAGCTTCGAGACAGACGGCAAAACCTTCAAACTCACCAAAGACATGGTCAGTGTGAAGAGGTTCCAGAAAACCCTGTATG TGGAGGAGATTACTCCCAATGTAATTGAACCCTCTTTTGGAATCGGCAGAATCATGTACTCGATCTACGAGCACTCATTCCACATCCGGGAGGGGGATGAACAGAGGACG TATTTCAGCTTTCCAACCATTGTGGCTCCGTACAAATGCTCCATCCTGCCTTTGAGCCAGAACCAGGACTTTGTGCCATTTATCCACCAGTTAG CTGAGGCTATGACCAGAAACGGTGTGTCTTACAAAGTAGACGACTCTTCAGGGTCCATCGGGAGGCGCTACGCGCGGTCAGATGAGATCGGTGTGGCGTTTGGAATCACCATCGACTTCGACACAGTGAACAAGACGCCTCACACAGCCACTCTGAGAGACCGTGACTCGATGAGGCAAATCAGGGCCGAG ATCACAGAGTTGCCAGACATTGTACAAGATCTGGCTAATGACACCTTGAAGTGGGCCGATGTGGAGAGCAAGTACCCCGTCTTTGAAGGACAGGAGTCCAGCAAGAAGGAGTAA
- the LOC100710207 gene encoding glycine--tRNA ligase: protein MLLRGAASALLRTTTEIFRSCPVSTVRFVRQSLRYPRKNRPFSTSVCLCKKKKTSLWLQLAEGQTMDGNIEEILAPLRLAVKEQGDLVRQMKQDGAPDVDITKAVAELKARKRTLEAKELALQPKDDIVDRTKMEDTLKRRFFYDQAFAIYGGVSGLYDFGPVGCALKNNILQAWRQHFIQEEQILEIDCTMLTPESVLKTSGHVDKFADYMVKDVKNGECFRADHLLKAHLQKLMSDKKCTAEKKAEMESVITQLDNYTQQELSDLFVKYSVKSPTTGNELTPPISFNLMFQTSIGPGGNMAGYLRPETAQGIFLNFKRLLEFNQGKLPFAAAQIGNSFRNEISPRSGLIRVREFTMAEIEHFVDPNEKDHPKFPNVADLDIMLYSSKAQTSGQSAQIMKLGDAVVQGVINNSVLGYFIGRIYLYLTKVGIAKDKLRFRQHMDNEMAHYACDCWDAEAKTSYGWIEIVGCADRSCYDLQCHARATKVPLVAEKPLKEPKTVNVVQFEPNKGAIGKAYKKDAKIVMEYLSVCDECFITDQEKLLSDSGEFTIETEGKAFKLTKDMVSVKRFQKTLHVEEVVPNVIEPSFGIGRIMYTIFEHTFQVREGDEQRTYFSFPATVAPYKCSVLPLSQNQEFVPFVRELSEALTRNGVSHKVDDSSGSIGRRYARTDEIGVAFGITIDFDSVNKTPHTATLRDRDSMRQIRAEVSELPVIVRDLASGALTWAEVESKYPIFEGQETSKKDTSEE from the exons ATGCTTCTTCGCGGCGCAGCATCAGCACTGCTGAGGACCACCACTGAGATTTTCCGCTCCTGCCCGGTGTCCACGGTCCGGTTTGTTCGGCAGTCGCTTCGCTACCCGCGTAAAAACCGGCCGTTTTCAACGTCGGTGTGCTTgtgtaagaagaagaagacaagcctgtggctgcagctggcggAAGGACAAACCATGGACGGCAACATTGAGGAGATTCTCGCCCCTTTGAGGCTTGCAGTGAAAGAACAG GGGGACCTGGTTCGCCAAATGAAACAGGATGGAGCTCCAGATGTGGATATTACTAAAGCTGTAGCAGAACTAAAGGCGAGGAAGAGGActctggaggccaag GAGTTGGCACTGCAACCCAAAGATGACATCGTTGACAGAACCAAGATGGAGGATACCCTCAAGAGGCGATTCTTTTATGACCAGGCCTTCGCTATCTATGGAG GTGTGAGCGGCCTGTATGACTTCGGCCCTGTGGGCTGCGCCCTGAAGAACAACATCCTGCAGGCGTGGAGGCAGCACTTCATCCAGGAGGAGCAGATCCTGGAGATCGACTGCACCATGCTGACCCCCGAGTCCGTCCTCAA GACTTCAGGACATGTGGACAAATTTGCTGACTACATGGTGAAAGATGTCAAGAATGGTGAATGTTTCAGGGCTGACCACCTCCTCAAAG CCCACCTTCAGAAGCTGATGTCTGATAAGAAGTGCACAGCAGAGAAGAAGGCTGAGATGGAGAGCGTCATCACCCAG CTGGACAACTACACCCAACAAGAGCTGTCTGACCTCTTCGTAAAATACAGTGTTAAGTCCCCCACCACAGGAAACGAGCTCACACCTCCCATCTCCTTCAACCTGATGTTTCAGACGTCCATTGGACCAGGGGGGAATATGGCAGG CTATCTGAGGCCTGAAACAGCTCAGGGAATATTCCTCAACTTCAAGCGTCTTTTGGAATTCAACCAGGGAAAACTGCCATTTGCTGCTGCTCAGATAGGAAACTCCTTCAGGAACGAAATCTCTCCTCGCTCTGGACTCATTCGTGTTAG AGAGTTCACCATGGCTGAGATTGAGCACTTTGTGGACCCGAATGAAAAGGATCACCCCAAATTCCCCAACGTAGCTGACCTGGACATCATGTTATACTCCTCCAAGGCTCAGACCAGCGGCCAGTCTGCACAGATCATGAAGCTGGGAGACGCTGTAGTGCAG GGAGTGATCAACAACTCCGTCCTGGGATATTTCATCGGGAGGATCTACCTCTACCTTACTAAAGTTGGTATTGCCAAAGACAAGCTGCGTTTCCGACAGCACATGGACAACGAGATGGCTCACTACGCCTGTGACTGCTGGGATGCTGAAGCCAAAACCTCCTAC GGCTGGATCGAGATCGTAGGCTGCGCCGACCGGTCCTGTTACGATCTGCAGTGCCACGCGCGGGCCACAAAGGTCCCTCTGGTTGCTGAAAAGCCTCTAAAAGAACCC AAAACCGTAAATGTTGTCCAGTTCGAGCCCAACAAAGGAGCCATCGGGAAGGCCTATAAGAAGGATGCAAAGATAGTCATGGAGTACCTCTCTGTGTGTGACGAATGCTTCATTACAGACCAGGAAAAGCTGCTCAGTGACAGTGG AGAGTTCACTATCGAGACAGAAGGCAAAGCGTTCAAACTCACAAAGGACATGGTCAGCGTGAAGCGATTCCAGAAGACTCTGCATG TCGAGGAAGTTGTTCCCAACGTGATCGAGCCCTCGTTTGGCATCGGTAGGATCATGTACACCATCTTTGAGCACACATTCCAGGTCAGAGAAGGCGACGAACAAAGAACG TACTTTAGCTTCCCTGCTACTGTCGCTCCTTACAAGTGCTCCGTCCTGCCTCTGAGTCAAAACCAAGAGTTCGTGCCTTTTGTGAGGGAATTAT CGGAGGCGCTGACCAGAAACGGCGTATCTCACAAGGTGGACGACTCTTCAGGATCCATCGGGAGGCGCTACGCCAGGACGGATGAGATCGGAGTGGCGTTTGGAATCACCATTGACTTCGACAGTGTGAACAAAACGCCTCACACAGCCACTCTGAGAGACCGTGACTCTATGAGGCAAATCAGGGCCGAG GTCAGCGAGCTGCCCGTGATCGTTCGGGATTTGGCCAGCGGCGCATTGACCTGGGCGGAAGTGGAGAGCAAGTACCCCATCTTCGAAGGACAGGAGACCAGCAAGAAGGACACGAGCGAAGAGTAG